One window of the Pieris brassicae chromosome Z, ilPieBrab1.1, whole genome shotgun sequence genome contains the following:
- the LOC123718945 gene encoding transmembrane protein 208 encodes MPPPPKKAPTKGAKQILVENEATISFYRNMAGASGLFYNSVMFGIYHDEVRSWLMFMNVFVLVIYLGSYQLMRYISRPTYSELGHLIDPGLDLNMEGGMGEHIKDIVILTAIAHITAVMSNYFWLLLFLIPARAFWLIWKNLLAPWFFQEAPEDTEQDEKKRKKIERRMRRHQ; translated from the exons ATGCCACCt cCACCAAAAAAGGCTCCTACAAAAGGCGCCAAGCAGATATTGGTGGAAAATGAAGCTACAATCAGCTTCTATAGGAACATGGCAGGAGCTTCTGGGTTATTCTATAACTCTGTTATGTTTGGAATTTATCATGATGAAGTCCGATCCTGGTTAATG TTTATGAATGTATTTGTGTTGGTTATTTACCTTGGGAGCTACCAATTGATGAGATACATAAGTCGGCCAACATATTCTGAACTTGGACATCTTATAGACCCAGGCCTGGATCTTAACATGGAAGGTGGAATGGGCGA GCATATCAAAGATATCGTGATTCTAACGGCAATAGCACACATCACAGCAGTGATGTCCAATTACTTCTGGCTCCTATTGTTTCTCATACCTGCTCGTGCATTTTGGCTTATATGGAAGAATTTGTTAGCCCCATGGTTTTTCCAAGAGGCACCTGAAGACACCGAGCAAGATGAaaagaaaaggaaaaaaattgaGCGCAGGATGAGGCGCCATCAGTAA